Part of the Triticum aestivum cultivar Chinese Spring chromosome 4D, IWGSC CS RefSeq v2.1, whole genome shotgun sequence genome is shown below.
CAAATCGCCGAGGCGAAGCAAGGAAGGAGACCGACGCGACTTTTATCCACCTGTCCATCCGCCCCGTAGAGACCAGGCACCAGAGACACGCACTCATTTCCCAGGACTACACAGATCGGAGAAACCGAGGCCCCCCTTCCAGCCgcgcgagcagcttcttccgcttcgatcgatccagcaagagaggggTTCCGATGGGGCTGCAGTGGATGCTCCTGACGTGCGTGGtgggggcggaggcggcggtggccgcgcTGCTCACGCTCCCGGCGCCGCGGGCCGTGCGGGCACAGATCGTCGGGCTCACCTCCATGCTTCTGCAGCCCATGGCCGCGGTGCTCCCCTTCGCCGCCTTCCAGCTACTTGGTGCGTGCGTGCGGGGCCTCGGCCTTGCAGCGGAAACTGACGCGTGCGAAGCTTCTCCTCGGTTCAGTCTCTGACGATTGATTTGCGTTTTTCCCCCCTCTGATGTGTAGATATCTACTGGAAGAACGAGCACAGGCTGATTTGCACGGGAGAGATGTGCACCTCCGAGGAGCGTGTCCGCTTCGAGAAATCCGTGAGTGAATTGAGACCTTACGTGCTCGAATTTGTCGGTATATTTCTAGGGGTTTCTACCGTTTGGTTCAGTAAGTACAGTTCCTATGGGGGGGAATCGGTAACTGTTGCTGTAGAGTGGTAGAGTACACGTCTTCGGTCTGGAAGGGGACGAAAAAGCACCAGTTGCCATCTGCCATCTGCCTTGACTTATAGCTGGATTGTGAATTGTAGCTAGACTGGGCACATGATGTGGTTTGAAAGCCAGATCGTAGCTGTTTCCACGGAGGTTTAGTGGTGATCTGGTCTTCAATTTGATATGATGTATCACCACCACTTCATTTTGACATTTTTTTCCTATTTTAAAGGCTTTATATAATATGACATGGAGATTCTGTTGTTACTAAAATGTCCTGAACTTAGAGGTCATTACTATAGAATTttgcaattgaaaagagaaaatggATGTGTTCTGATCTTATCATCTTAACACATCACCTATTTGCATTCTAGTTTGAAGTAGCTGGGTGTGGGTGAAGATAAGAGGGTGACGATCTGACCTGGTAAATTAGTGGAAGCTTCAGCTACCATTTGCCAATGTGGGTTTCAGTTCTATATATTGTTCCTACCATGTTTGTACCAAATCGAAGATATCCATTTGCAGCTGGATTGTGCAAAATCAGCAGAGCATGCTCTTGTTATTTTTGTCCGCTCACTCGGAAACTGGCAATCCTTTAGCTATTCTGTTATATTGAGGTTCGAGGAATTTCAATCTCTTATGTCAAGAAAAATTATAGACACCCTTCTTAATTTGCCGGTTGGTTAGATACTAATTGCACGTACAAACTCGACACATAGCTGACTTAGAACTTGCATCCTACCTTCTTATTATAGTATTTTCTTAAATCCTTCATCTCTGCAGCATGTGTATAATCAATTTGTCCACATAGTTTATTATTTTCACTTGTGGCATAGATTTGCTATCATATTCAAGAATGAAAAGCGTCAATTATTTTTCTTTATGGGTATCTTTTTCTTCCTTGATAGAAGAGTGTAATTAAGCTGACCCATCAGCCAACTGTACAGTTTTCAGCCGTTTACACAAAGAAAATTGTGCTCTATTGTTGCTTTATTTCCCCCGTTTCACTTTTAGTTGTTTCTTGTGCAGATTTTCAAGTCCCAGAGGAATGTCATCCTTTGTGTTTCAGTATTTATCCTTTATTGGTAAGTAAACTTCTCTGCAGGGTCTGATTAAATAATGTCTATGAAGATTTTGTATTCAATCCTTTATTTGATGTTTTACTTCGGGATAGGTCCATCTATCGCATTTGCAAGTTCAACAAGGACATTAAGGCACTGGAGGAGGTTGAGAAGCGCATCAAGGAAGAGTAGAATCATCCTAGTTTGTGGTGAGTTATTGAACACGACTCAACGCATTATAAGTTGACTTAGACAATGCGTTTACAAGGACATGTGGTTGATTAGCTCAATGCTAATTCAAGAATAGATTTACTTGTGCACTTGAATCATAAGATTTTTCTTGTTTGTGTGCGTTGATGTGCTTAAAGGAGTAGACATCGCTAAATAATGTTGGAGCGTGCTACACTGGAACTTAGATAATATTCGGCAAATTCCTGCATTGCAACTCACTAACTCTGTGAAGTTAAGGCAACTTGGACACTTTTGATTCAACCATATTAGGGTTGTTACTCGATGAACTGTGCCCTGGTCTGATTGATTTTGCTAAGGTATTACAAACATCTGGACATGGCTCGACTAATGATGCCTGCCTAAATATGTTGATACACAATCCACTGTGTGCTTAGATTTTTTCAGTGTTTTTTTCTCTAATGTTTGCTTCATTGATACTAGTTAGTGCTCATGGATCGATTATAGTAAAGCTTGAGAGCACGCCATTCATGATCGGACATGTGAACATATGATACATTCATACATATGCCTTTTCCAATTGGTGATGGAATTTCTGAACTGTGCTTTTTCTCCCGCAAGCTGATGAATTCCAATGTGCCCATGGCAAAAATGGTCCATTAGTTTGTTAGCTAGATAAATTGATTACAACGCTAGAAGCTTCCCTAACCTGCGCTAGTTTCATGGTGGCAGAAGTTGCGGCCAGGTGTTTAAATGGCTTTCTAATTATTCAGGAACAGACAAACAACAATCTGACTTCCAGACTAGATGTAGATGTCGATATTGTATATTATACTTCGATAGAGAACCAAAGCTGATGTGAACAGATTCGTAATAGTGTGCTTATTTTACACTTCAAGATTGGTGTGTCATTACTCATTTGTTCTACTTTCATCGCATTTCCGTGCCTGTAAGTTTCTAATCAGAGAGAAATTTGAGATTCATCTTTAACTAGTCCTTCACTGATGCAGATGGATTTTGTGGTATTCCCGGCCTTCAGCAAATGTATCCAGACTTTAGGATATCCAATGTATATTTGGTTTTCCTTTGAGCAAGTAGAATGTAACCTGTTTCGACGCTTCACATCCTCCTTTCTTGGACCGGCTGTTCTATATGTAACTTGTGGCGGTGGCTACTACGAAGACATCTAAACGTTTCCATATTAGTCATCCTTGAAGTTTGAACACCTGCTAGAATGTTGTCTGGACCGACCTTTCGGTGGTCTTCCGTGTTGAAATAGTCTGGTATTTCTGTAGAATTTCACTCCTTGCTTGATGTCGAAGTTCCCAGCAGTTGAGATAGAGACCCGGTCATAAACCAAGACGGCCGTTTAAAAAAAAAAGAATTTCTAGATGGTCGATGATGTTGTGTACGTTTGTGGTGTTGGAATGGCAAACTTACAGAATTTGATGGCGTCCGACTTGGTGAAAGCCCACAGGAACTTTCTTTTGGAAACAATATGAACTGCCT
Proteins encoded:
- the LOC123098105 gene encoding uncharacterized protein, which gives rise to MGLQWMLLTCVVGAEAAVAALLTLPAPRAVRAQIVGLTSMLLQPMAAVLPFAAFQLLDIYWKNEHRLICTGEMCTSEERVRFEKSIFKSQRNVILCVSVFILYWSIYRICKFNKDIKALEEVEKRIKEE